The sequence below is a genomic window from Cryptococcus neoformans var. neoformans B-3501A chromosome 8, whole genome shotgun sequence.
AGTTTGCGATCAGTGGAAGAGACGAACCTATGGATGACATCCTCAGGATCAACCCAGCCGTGGACATATCTATCTCTTGTGACCTTGGCCACAATCGATGCAGCACCGACGATTTTGAATAGACTGTCAGCTTTGGGGCAAACCGTGAATTTGATAGTAGGAAATATTGCAGTAAGTCTGGCTTGCCATTGAGGGGCAGGGCCAAGGGCATCGACGTAACACTTGAGACATATCGTCAACCAACAAGATGCCGCCAAAGAACAGGAAAAACTCGCCTCAGTAACGTTGATGCCTCTATTTAAGGCTGCCTGGATCAGGCCCACTGTAGCATCCTAGCATCATTGTCAGGGGTGCTCTATACTTTATGAAATATGTCGATTACCTCTGCTTGTCTATTGAGATTTATGGGAACTTTACGGAGCATGTTGGATGAAATGTCTTGGGGCGATAAGGTTGACGAAGAATAACACAAGGGAGGGTGGACGTCAAAAGATTCCCAGAGGGTCTGCCGAGTTTCAGCGGATAGTGCCTTAGAGTCTGATGATCATCAATATCCCTGTGTCCTAGATACCATCTTACTCACCGTCGAAACCAATGCTCTCCAAGATAGGTTTAAATG
It includes:
- a CDS encoding hypothetical protein (HMMPfam hit to RNase_HII, Ribonuclease HII, score: 126.9, E(): 4.5e-35), which gives rise to MSTPIDPVNLDPVPPLSDSYVFHSSLPAAEQTPGEGWIMGIDEAGRGPVLGPMVYAAAYCPLSFKPILESIGFDDSKALSAETRQTLWESFDVHPPLCYSSSTLSPQDISSNMLRKVPINLNRQAEDATVGLIQAALNRGINVTEASFSCSLAASCWLTICLKCYVDALGPAPQWQARLTAIFPTIKFTVCPKADSLFKIVGAASIVAKVTRDRYVHGWVDPEDVIHSATHIKSQDEEEVIRGSGYPSDPKTQAYLKGSIDPVFGYKGIVRFSWATVKVLLDKQGVESKWIDDTTQRSAANWFAADADNERPKVWRDLGISSVGEL